A single Flavobacterium sp. 1 DNA region contains:
- the argS gene encoding arginine--tRNA ligase, whose translation MSLSNILTPSIEKAIQTLFDVTIDKIEFQATRKEFEGDITMVIFPLLKLVKSNPVELGNKIGNYLVENVSEVARFNVVSGFLNIVIADSYYLNFFNGIKSVEKFGFVTPSANDKAVMVEYSSPNTNKPLHLGHVRNNLLGYSVAEIIKASGKKVYKTQIINDRGIHICKSMLAWQKFGNGETPESTGLKGDKLVGNYYVAFDKAYKEEINQLISEGKTEEEAKKQAPIILEAQQMLLDWENGKPEVIELWKTMNQWVYDGFAISYKNLGVNFDSFYYESNTYLLGKDVVQIGLEKGIFEKDPDGSVWIDLTDEGLDRKIVLRSDGTAVYMTQDIGTAIQRVKDMPDVGGMVYTVGNEQDYHFKVLFLILKKLGFDWASNLFHLSYGMVDLPSGKMKSREGTVVDADDLMQEMTDTAQKISEDLGKLDSYSAEEKAKLYNTIGLGALKYYILKVDPKKRILFNPEESVDFAGNTGPFIQYTYARIQSIIRKADFDFASNAGIVELHEKEKELVKQLELFPEVIQNAANNHSPALIANYTYDLVREYNSFYQAVSILGETDLDKKIFRVQLSKKVADVIADSFSLLGINVPERM comes from the coding sequence ATGTCATTATCCAATATTCTTACCCCATCTATTGAAAAAGCTATTCAAACTTTGTTTGATGTTACCATTGATAAAATAGAGTTTCAAGCTACCCGAAAAGAGTTTGAAGGCGATATTACAATGGTAATTTTTCCATTATTAAAATTGGTAAAAAGCAATCCTGTTGAATTAGGAAATAAAATTGGCAACTATTTGGTTGAAAATGTTTCGGAAGTAGCCCGTTTTAATGTAGTTTCCGGATTTTTGAATATTGTGATTGCTGACAGTTATTATTTGAATTTCTTCAATGGAATCAAGAGTGTAGAGAAGTTCGGATTTGTAACGCCTTCGGCAAATGATAAGGCGGTGATGGTAGAATATTCTTCGCCAAATACCAATAAGCCTTTGCACTTAGGACATGTTCGTAATAATTTATTGGGATATTCTGTTGCTGAAATTATTAAAGCTTCAGGTAAAAAAGTATATAAAACGCAAATCATTAACGATAGAGGAATCCATATTTGTAAGTCAATGCTGGCTTGGCAAAAATTTGGAAACGGAGAAACTCCAGAATCTACGGGATTGAAAGGCGATAAATTGGTTGGTAACTATTATGTTGCTTTTGATAAAGCATATAAAGAAGAAATTAACCAATTAATTTCAGAAGGAAAAACCGAAGAAGAAGCCAAAAAACAGGCACCAATAATCCTAGAAGCGCAACAAATGCTTTTGGATTGGGAGAATGGTAAACCTGAAGTAATTGAACTTTGGAAAACCATGAACCAATGGGTTTATGATGGTTTTGCTATTAGTTATAAAAATTTAGGCGTAAACTTTGACAGTTTTTATTACGAAAGTAATACTTATTTGTTAGGGAAAGATGTGGTTCAAATTGGTTTAGAAAAAGGAATTTTTGAAAAAGATCCTGATGGTTCGGTTTGGATTGATTTGACTGATGAAGGCTTGGATCGTAAAATCGTATTGCGTTCGGATGGAACTGCGGTTTACATGACACAGGATATAGGTACTGCAATTCAGCGTGTAAAAGATATGCCAGATGTTGGTGGAATGGTTTATACCGTTGGTAACGAGCAAGATTATCACTTCAAAGTTTTGTTTTTGATTTTGAAAAAATTAGGATTTGACTGGGCTTCTAATCTTTTCCATTTATCTTACGGAATGGTAGATTTACCTTCTGGGAAAATGAAAAGCCGTGAAGGAACAGTTGTTGATGCTGATGATTTGATGCAGGAAATGACCGATACAGCCCAAAAAATTTCTGAAGATTTAGGTAAATTGGATTCTTATTCGGCAGAAGAAAAAGCAAAATTATACAATACAATAGGTCTTGGAGCACTTAAATATTATATTCTAAAAGTGGATCCAAAAAAACGAATCCTGTTTAATCCAGAAGAATCTGTTGATTTTGCTGGAAATACAGGTCCTTTCATTCAATATACGTATGCTAGAATTCAATCAATTATCCGCAAAGCCGATTTTGATTTTGCATCCAATGCAGGAATTGTTGAGCTTCACGAAAAAGAAAAAGAATTGGTGAAGCAGCTTGAATTGTTCCCAGAGGTAATTCAGAATGCGGCCAACAATCACAGCCCGGCTTTAATTGCTAATTATACGTATGATTTGGTACGTGAATACAACTCTTTTTACCAAGCCGTTTCAATACTTGGAGAAACCGATTTGGATAAGAAAATATTCAGAGTGCAATTGTCCAAAAAAGTGGCAGATGTTATTGCTGATTCCTTTAGTTTATTGGGAATAAATGTACCAGAGAGAATGTAA